One window of the Montipora foliosa isolate CH-2021 chromosome 4, ASM3666993v2, whole genome shotgun sequence genome contains the following:
- the LOC138001294 gene encoding zinc finger MYM-type protein 1-like, whose product MISAAKKEEAFLKGGFSNWKKALDKFKEHEASQCHKTPVDYEINIPKSCRNMYKLTSEQAKTKLKSNQRCLLKITECLQYLCRQGQAIQGRTDDESNFFQLLKPRAKDDSALLEWIQKTDNKYTSHNIQNEIITIRSNFFSIIADEYTDINNQEQLTICLRWVDDTLEAHEDFLGFYLIPDQNAKTCSAKLSQI is encoded by the coding sequence ATGATATCTGCCGCCAAGAAGGAAGAGGCATTCCTTAAAGGAGGATTTTCGAACTGGAAAAAGGCACTTGATAAATTCAAAGAACATGAAGCTTCCCAGTGCCATAAAACGCCTGTCGACTACGAGATCAATATTCCAAAATCTTGTCGCAATATGTACAAACTGACAAGTGAGCAGGCTAAGACAAAACTTAAGTCTAATCAACGATGTCTATTGAAAATTACAGAGTGTTTGCAATACCTTTGCCGGCAAGGACAAGCAATACAGGGAAGAACAGACGATGAATCGAACtttttccagcttttgaaaCCTAGAGCCAAGGATGACTCTGCTTTGTTGGAATGGATTcaaaaaacagacaacaagTACACCAGTCACAATATCCAGAATGAGATCATCACGATACGCTCCAACTTCTTTTCAATAATTGCTGACGAGTATACGGATATCAACAACCAAGAGCAGCTTACTATTTGTCTTAGATGGGTTGATGACACGCTGGAGGCACACGAAGACTTTTTGGGCTTTTATCTGATTCCTGACCAAAACGCAAAAACTTGCTCGGCCAAATTAAGTCAAATATAG
- the LOC137999226 gene encoding uncharacterized protein produces the protein MASLTIASLISFFAEEKKSIEQGENHYKSDHIEAFMYHQGVLRGEVHASMKKKVYKVTIYLDDQFNIKSTDCECPRGKFKCSHAAALFIHGIHNLSRTDIECQWRKRKSTSSQSLLAVEEMFPAPKKYVAISRSPNSEDRSDLYQSLKEYGRFTGLCWLMSPEPSPQAKLPVPTIE, from the exons atggcgtcgcTTACAATCGCATCGTTGATATCTTTCTTtgctgaagaaaaaaagtcgATTGAACAAGGGGAAAATCATTACAAATCCGATCATATTGAAGCATTCATGTACCATCAGGGTGTTTTACGAGGAGAGGTCCATGCAAGTATGAAGAAAAAGGTCTATAAAGTCACG ATATACCTGGATGACCAATTCAACATAAAATCCACGGATTGTGAATGTCCAAGGGGAAAATTCAAATGTAGCCACGCGGCGGCGCTTTTCATACACGGGATACACAACTTAAGCCGCACAGACATTGAATGCCAGTGGAGGAAAAGGAAATCAACCAGCTCCCAATCCTTGCTGGCAGTCGAAGAAATGTTTCCTGCGCCAAAGAAGTATGTGGCGATCTCTCGATCTCCTAACTCAGAAGATCGCTCTGATCTTTATCAAAGCCTAAAGGAATATGGGAGATTCACCGGTTTATGCTGGCTTATGAGCCCAGAGCCTTCCCCACAAGCAAAATTGCCAGTGCCAACAATTGAGTAA